The segment TCGACCTCGATCGGGTCGAGCCCGGCGTCGGCGAGGAGCTGGGCGAGCGCGGGGTCCAGGCCGCACTCGTACGCCTCCTCGGAGCCGCCTGCGCAGCCGCAGTCGTCGCCGCACCCCCCGGCCGTCTGCTCAGGCGGGAGGAGGGGAAGTTCGGGCGTGCTCATGAGTGCTGCTCCGTTTCGGGGCGGGTGAGCGGGAAGTCTGCCGTATCGGTGGTGCTCACGGCCAACGTGCGCCCGGGGGTCAGGCGTACGACCAGGTGGCGGCGCCAGGCCTCGTCGTCGCGGTCCGGGCGGTCCTCGCGCCAGTGGCAGCCGCGGGTCTCCTCGCGGCGGCTCGCGGCGGCGACCAGCACCCGGGCGACGAGCAGGAGGTTGGACGCCTCCCAGGTCTCCACGCAGGGCTCGGCGGTCTTGCCGTCGCGCTCCAGCTCGTCCACGGCCTTGTCGTACAGCCCCTCCAGGGCGGTGGCCGCCTGCCGCAGGCTGTCCGCGCTGCGCAGGACGCCCGCGCCCCGGGTCATGACGCGCTGGATCTCGAAGCGCGTCTCGTAGGACAGCAGCGGGAAGGTGCTCGGGTCCGGGATGACCGGCTCGCCCGGGGACTGGGGGTCGGCGGTGATGTCGGCCGCGATGCGCTCCGCGAAGACCAGGCCTTCCAGGAGCGAGTTGGAGGCGAGGCGGTTCGCGCCGTGCACCCCGGTGCAGGCGACCTCCCCGCAGGCGTACAGGCCCGGCACGGTGGTGCGGCCCCGCAGGTCGGTGCGCACGCCGCCGGAGGCGTAGTGCGCGGCGGGCGCGACGGGGATGGGCTCGGTCACCGGGTCGATGCCGTTCGCGCGGCAGGCGGCGAGGATGGTCGGGAAGCGGTGCTCCCACATGTCGGCGCCGAAGTGGCGGGCGTCGAGATACATGTGCTCGGTGCCCTGCTCGCGCATGCGGCGCGTGATGCCCTTGGCGACGATGTCGCGCGGGGCCAGCTCGGCCAGCTCGTGCTGCCCCTGCATGAACCGCACGCCGTCCGCGTCGACGAGGTACGCGCCCTCGCCGCGCACCGCCTCGGAGACCAGCGGCTGCTGCCCTTCGGCGTCCCGGCCGAGGAACAGCACGGTGGGGTGGAACTGGACGAATTCGAGGTCCGAGACCTCCGCCCCGGCGCGTAGGGCGAGGGCGACCCCGTCGCCGGTGGACACCGCGGGGTTGGTGGTGGCGCTGAAGACCTGGCCCATGCCGCCGGTCGCCAGGACGACGGCCTTCGCGCGGACCGCGCCCACTCCGTCGCGCTGGCCCTCGCCCATGACGTGCAGGGTGACGCCGGCCGTGCGGCCGGCGGCGTCGGTGAGCAGGTCCAGGACGAGCGCGTTCTCGATGAACTCGATGCCGGCGGCCCGCACCGCCTCTATCAGTGCGCGTGAGATCTCCGCGCCCGTCGCGTCGCCGCCCGCGTGCGCGATCCGGCGGCGGTGGTGGCCGCCCTCCCGGGTCAGCAGGATCTCGCCGCTCTCCGGCGCCGTGTCGAACTGCGCGCCGGTCGCGATCAGGCGGCGTACGGCGTCCGGGCCCTCGGTGACCAGGATCCGGACCGCTTCGTGGTCGCACATGCCGGCGCCCGCGACCAGCGTGTCGTCCTCGTGCTGGGCTGGGGTGTCCCCGTCGCCGAGCGCGGCGGCTATGCCGCCCTGCGCCCAGCGGGTCGAGCCGTCGTCGAGGCGGGCCTTGGTGACCACCGTGACGCGTTCACCCGCCGCCGCGCAGCGCAGGGCCACGGTGAGGCCGGCCACGCCCGAGCCGACGACCACGACATCGGCCTCGTGCGTCCAGCCGGGCGCGGGGGCGTGCAGGGTGATACCGGTCGAGGTGGCCGACGGTATGGCGGGCACGGTGCCGTTCACGCGGCGCCTCCGAACTCCAGGGGGATGTTGTCGATAAGGCGCGTCGTGCCGACCTTGGCCGCTACTGCGAGGACGGCCGGGCCGGTGTGGTCCGGCGCGGCGTCGGTGAAGTCGCGGGGGTCGATGAGGGCGGCGTAGTCGAGGGCAACCGGGGGCTCCATTTGCGCGGCGTGGCCCAGGATCGCGCGCGCGGCGCGCAGGACGGCCTCGGGGCCGCGCGGGACGGCCTGCGCCGCTGTGAACAGCGCGCGGGACAGCTCACGGGCGGACACCCGCTCGACGTCCGACAGGTAGCGGTTGCGGCTGGACAGGGCGACTCCGTCGCCCTCGCGGACAGTGGGTACGCCCACGATCTCGACCGGGAAGTTCAGGTCGGCCGCCATGCGGCGGATCAGGGCGAGCTGCTGGGCGTCCTTCTGGCCGTAGAAGGCGACGTCGGGCCGGGTGAGGTGCAGCAGCTTGGCGACGACGGTGAGCATCCCGTCGAAGTGGCCGGGGCGGGACGCGCCCTCGTACCGCTCGCCCATCGGGCCGGCGGTGACGCGGACCTGGGGCTCGCCGCCCGGGTAGACCTCGTCCACGGAAGGGGCGAAGACGAGGTCCGCGCCTGCCCGCTCGGCGAGTTCCATGTCGGCCTCGATGGTCCGGGGGTAGCGGTCGAGGTCTTCGTTGGGACCGAACTGGAGCGGGTTGACGAAGACCGTGACGACGACGCAGCCGCTGCCGACGCGCTCGCGCGCGGCGCGCACCAGAGCTGCGTGGCCCTCGTGCAGCGCCCCCATCGTCATCACGACCGCGGCCTCGCCGGGCCGGGTGTCGGCGTGCTTGCGCAGTTCGGCCGCGGTGCGGACCAGGCCGGTCATCGTTCCCCCTCGTCGCGCAGCACATCCAGCAGCGCCACCGCCAGCTCCGGCTTGAGCATCCCGTTGGCCAGCGCCCGGTCGGCGGTCGCGCGGGCCATCGCCAGGTACGAGGCGACGGCCTGGGGCGAGTGCTTGCGCAGCTCCACCAGGTGCGCCGCGACCGTGCCCGCGTCGCCGCGCGCCACCGGGCCCGTCAGGGCGGCGTCGCCGGAGCGCAGCGCGTTGTCGAGGGCGGCGCCGAGGAGGGGGCCGAGCATGCGGCCGGGCTCGGAGACGCCGGAGGCGCGCAGGAGTTCGATGGACTGGGCGACGAGGGTGACGAGGTGGTTGGAGCCGATGGCCAGGCCCGCGTGGTAGAGCGGGCGGGCGGACTCCTCGATCCATTCGGGCTCGCCGCCCATCTCGATGACGAGGGCTTCGGCGGCCATGCGCAGCTCGTAGGGGGCTGTGACGCCGAAGGAGCAGCCGGCGAGCCGCTGGACGTCGACCGAGGTGCCGGTGAAGGTCATGGCGGGGTGCAGCGCGAGCGGAAGCGCGCCTGCGCGCATGGCGGGTTCCAGGACGCCGACGCCGTACCGCCCGGAGGTGTGCACGAGCAGCTGCCCGGGGCGTACGGCGCCGGTCTCGGCGAGGCCGGAGACCAGCCCGGGGAGGGCGTCGTCGGGCACCGTGAGGAGCACCAGCTCGGCCTTGGCCAGCACCTGGGCGGGCTCGACGAGGGGGACGTCGGGCAGGAGGTTGGCGGCCCGGCGGCGGGAGGTGTCGGAGACGCCGGAGGCGGCGACGGGGTGGTGCCCGGCCAGGGCGAGGGCAGCGGCCAGCGCGGGGCCGACCCGGCCCGTGCCGACGACGCCGACGGTGAGGCGGGCGGGGCGCGCCTCGGCGTCAGAGGGTGTGTGCGATGCGTTCACGCTCGTGCTGGCCTTCCGTTCCAGTCCTCGCGGGGTACCGGACGTACGGCTTCATGCTACGGGAGTGTTTCCGGCCGTCTGCCAGTCGTTCAGGCCCCGGCAGGCCTTTTCAGGCCGTTTCGGGCCGCTTCAGGCCAGGAACCGGTATCGCCCCTGGAAGTAGGCCAGCGGGCCGCCCTCGGCGCTGGGTGTCCGGGCGCTCAGTACGCGGCCGATGACCAGGGTGTGGTCCCCGGCCGGCACCCGCTGTTCGGTCTCGCACTCCAGGACCGCGAGCGCCCCGCCGAGTATCGGGGCCCCGGACAGCTCGCCCCGGTAGTAGGCGACGTCCTCGAAGAGCAGCCGGTCGCTGATCCGGCCGCGCATGGCGAAGCGCCCGGCGATGTGCCGCTGGCTCTCGCTCAGCACGGAGACCGCCCACCGGTCCTGCCGCTCCAGCAGCTCGTCCATGCGCGAGCCCTCGCGCAGGCTGACCAGCACCAGGGGCGGTTCGAGGGACACGGACATGAAGGCGGTGGCCGTCATGCCGACGTCCTCGCCGCGCGGGCCGTCCTCCGGGTCGTGGGCGCTCACCAGGACGACGCCTGCCGCGAGGCGGGCCATCGCGGCGCGGAATGCCTCGGGGTCGACGGGCGGGGTGGCGGGAGCGGACCGGTCCACGGTCTCAGGATGCTGGAACACGGCAGGAACGCTAGCCGGGGCACCGAGGCCGCCGCATCGGACCCTGGACCGAGAGCGGGCGGCAGGAAGTCCTAGGACCCCGACCTTCCCCGGACTTTTACACAGCCGGAACCGATCAATTGTGTTCAGGAGGTGAAGAGATCGACCCGTAAAGCTACACCCTCTGTAGTCAAGATATGACAAACGCCTGTGACTTGAGTCACAGCAGGCATGAATTGTTGACCCTGTGTACCGGCCGAACTGCTCGCTGTGATTCAGTTGCGATGAGAACCGGAAGCGAAGCTTGCAATCAGCATCACAAGCAGTCTCAGGAGTTGCTGTCGAGGGCTCGGGGAGAGCGATGGACACCGAGTCGGAGCCATATGTCCGCCTCGCCACCCTGCAGCAGGTGTACCAGGTCGTGGCAGAGCTCAACACCGCGCGCAGTCTCGCCGACACCCTCCAGGCCGTGACCGACGGCGTCGTGAAGGGCCTCGGCTTCGAGATCGCGGTGGTCAACCTCGTCCGCGCGGACGGAGACCTCGTCGTCGCCGCCGTCTCCGGCAGCGCTCCCGCCGAGGCGCTGATGGCCGGCCGGGTCGGCTCCCGCACTTCCTGGGACCGCCGGCTCAACATGGCCCAGCACTGGGGCACCCTGCGCTTCATACCGCACGTCGAGGGCTGGGTCCTGGACGGCGACGACGTGCCCCAGTGGTACACCGAGGGCCCACCGCCCCGCTTTCCCGACGAATGGCACCCCGGCGACCGGCTCTACGCGCCGATGTACGCCTCCCCCGCCGGCGGCGGCGAGCTGATCGGCGTCATCTCCGTCGACAAGCCCGCCAACGGCCGCCACCCCGGCCCCTGGGGCCGCGAGGCCCTGCAGATGTACGCCTTCCAGGCCGCCATCGCCATCAGCAACGCGCGGCTGCGGGCCAACATGCAGCGCGCCCTGGTCCGCCTGGAGCGGGAGCAGCAGGCCCTGCGCGCCAGCGAGGAGAGTTTCCGGCAGGCCTTCGAGTACGCGCCCAGCGGCATGGCCATCGCCGAGATGGGCGGCGACCAGCACGGCAAGGTCGTACGCGCCAACGACGCGCTGTGCCGGCTGCTGGGCCGCCCGGCGGCCGTCATGCGCAGGTACTCCTTCTCCGACCTGGTCCATCCGGAGGATGTCGGCCTGCTGTTGCGCACCAGCGCCGAGGGCGGCCGGGCCGAGCTGCGCCTGTCGCGGCGCGACGGCACGTACGTGTGGGTCTCGCTGCGCAACTCGGTGGTCGCCGACACCACCGACGGGCCGCGCTTCCTCCTCACGCACGTCGAGGACATCGAGGAGCGCAAGAGCCGCGAACTGACGCTGGCCCACCGGGCCAGCCACGACTCGCTGACCGGGCTGCCCAACAGCGCCGAACTGCGCACGCGGCTGGCCGGCCGGCTCTGCTCCCAGCCGCAGGACGCCGCGGCCTCCGACCACGTGGACGCGTACAGCTACGGCTATGGCTACGGCCCCGACGAGATGGCCGCCCCGCTCGCCGGCCGGGACCACCACACCCACGCCGTCTCCCCGGAGGGCTCCGCCGGGGGCGACAGCGGCGGCAAGGGGCTCGCGGTGCTCTTCTGCGACCTGGACGGCTTCAAGCTGATCAACGACCGCCACGGGCACCACACGGGCGACGCGGTCCTCATCGAGGTCGCCCGACGGCTGTCCAGCGTCGTGCGGGACGGCGACACGGTCGCCCGGCTCGGCGGCGACGAGTTCGTGGTCCTCGCGGACGGGCTCGCGCGTGACGACGCGGCCGATCTCGCGGACCGCCTGCTCAACGCGATCATCCCGCCCATCCGGGTCGACGGCCGGTCGGTCAAGGTCGGGGCCAGCTTCGGCATCGGCTGGGCAGGCTGCGGTATGACGGCCGACGAGGTCCTCAAATCCGCCGACCAGCGCATGTACGTCGAGAAGCGCTCCCGGTCCGCCGGCCGCCCGCGCAACGAGGACGATGGCAGCGACCGGCGCGGCGAGGGCGGGCCGGACAGCCGGTCCGGCAAACGCCCCGACAACCGGCCCGAGAACCGGAACTCCAACGGCAACCGCAGCCACCGGCGCGCAGGCTGAACCCCGCTGAACCCCGAAGCCTGTCCGAACGTCCGTTCCCTCGGCTCCACCCTGCGGAGTAGGGCAGATCGCTCTGCTGGCTGACTCCCGCACCTGTCCGGCGTGCATACGCTGGGTTACGTGCAGCGTCTCTACGATTTTATCCGCAGGCATCCGACCGGCGTCGACAGCTTCTGGGCCGTCATGCTGCTCGGGCTCTCCGCCCTGTGGATCACGTCGGAGGAGCTGAATTCGCCCGGCGCCCCGGTCGGCGTGGCCATCGCGGCCGCCTTCGCGCTGACCCTGGTCGTCGCGCTGCGCCGCCGGGCGCCCGACCGGATGCTGCTGCTCGCGATCGTGACGGGCCTGGTCCAGATAGCCGCCGACGTCCCGATCAACCCCGGCGACTTCGCGATGCTCGTGATCGTCTACACCGTCGCCGCGCAGGGATCCGGCTGGGCCTCCCGGCTGGCGCTCATCGTCGGGCTGTGCGCCTCCCCGATCGCGACCCTGCGCTGGCCGAGCGAGGGCGAGGGGCACTGGGGCAATCTCGTCGCCATGGTCTTCCTGACCATCCCGTTCGCACTCGCCTGGGTGATCGGGGACAGCCTGCGCACGCGGCGGGCGTACTACGCCCAGCTCGAGGAGCGCGCCGCCCGCCTCCAGCGCGAGCGCGAGGCGCAGTCCAAGGCGGCGGTCGCGGCCGAGCGGGCCCGGATCGCCCGTGAACTGCACGATGTCGTCGCGCACAACGTGTCGGTGATGGTGGTGCAGGCGGACGGCGCCGCGTACGTCCTGGACGCCTCCCCCGAGCAGGCCAAGCAGGCCCTGGAGACCATCTCCTCGACCGGACGGCAGGCGCTCGCCGAGATGCGCAGGCTGCTGGGCCTGCTGCGCAGCAACGACGACGCGGGCGGGGAGTACGTCCCCCAGCCCGGCGTCGACCAGCTCGCCGACCTCATAGAGCAGGTCCGGGGAGCCGGGCTGCCCGTGCGGTTCGACGTGGCGGGCGATGCGCGCCCGCTGCCCAGCGGGGTGGAGCTCACCGCGTACCGGATCGTTCAGGAAGCCCTGACCAACACGCGCAAGCACGGCGGCCCGGAGGCGAGCGCCACCGTACGGCTCTCCTTCGGCGACAGCGAGCTGGGGCTGCTGATCGAGGACGACGGGCGCGGCGCGCAGCACGAACTGTTCGAGGACGGCGGGGAGGACGGCCTCGGCCAGGGGCTGATCGGCATGCGCGAGCGCGTCGGCATGGTCAGCGGAACACTGGACGCCGGGCCACGGCCGGGCGGGGGCTTCCGGATCAGCGCCGTACTTCCCGTCAAGACCACCCGTTAGCCCACCCCTGAGCCCACCCCTGAGGAAAGAGGATCTGAGCACCATGGCGATCCGCATAATGCTCGTCGACGACCAGGCGCTGCTGCGCACCGGCTTCCGCATGGTGCTGCAGGCTCAGCCCGACATGGAGGTCGTCGCGGAGGCGGGCGACGGCGCGGAGGCCGTGGAGGTGCTGCGGGCCACCAAGGTGGACGTGGTGCTGATGGATGTGCGCATGCCGAGGATGGACGGGGTCGAGGCGACCCGGCAGATCTGCGGCGAGGGCAAGGACCGGGAGAGCGGCCCGCGCGTGCTGATCCTGACCACCTTCGACCTGGACGAGTACGCCTTCTCCGCGCTCAAGGCCGGCGCCAGTGGCTTCATGCTCAAGGACGTCCCGCCCGGCGAACTGCTCGCCGCGATCCGCTCCGTCCACAGCGGCGACGCCGTCGTCGCCCCCAGCACGACCCGCCGCCTCCTCGACCGCTTCACCCCCATGCTGCCCAGCTCCTCCACCACGCCCGGCGCGGACGGCATCGACCGGCTGACCGAGCGCGAGCGGGAAGTGCTACTGCTGGTCGCCCAGGGCCTGTCGAACGGCGAGATCGCGCGCAAGCTGGTGCTGTCCGAGGCGACCGTCAAGACCCACGTCGGCCGCATCCTCACCAAGCTCGACCTGCGGGACCGCGTGCAGGCGGTGGTCCTGGCGTACGAGACGGGGCTGGTGCGGGCGGGCAGCGGGAGCTGAACTCAGCGCGGAACCGGCACGCGCAGGCCGTCCAGGAAGAAGGTCGCCGCGAGCAGTGACGAGCTGCCGGCGGCGGTGAGGCCGCGCTCGCGCAGTTCGCCGTCCAGGGTGGCCAGGATGGCCCGCCCTTCGGCCGTGGCGGCGCCGCCGGCCTCGACGGCCTCGGCGGCGTGCTGCTTGAGCATCCGGAGCACGGCCGGTCCGGCGGCGTGCAGCAGGGTCGTGTCCTGGAGCGAGGACATGATCGCCAGTAACGCGTCCAGCCTGGCCACCGGCTCATCGGACCCGGCATGGCGCGACGTGCGCAGCGCGGCGAGCGCCCGCTTCACATGGGGGAAGCCGGCCCGCGCCTCGCCGCGCGCGCCGGCCGCGCCGTAGGTGGTGGAGGCGGCCGAGCCGCGCGAGGGGCGCAGCGGGGCGCGGCGGTCCCGTAGGCCTCCCAGGCGCTTGGCGGAGGCAAGGATCGTGTGGGCGTCCGCCTGTGGGAGTTCCAGCGCGGCGGCGGCCACGAGGAGGCCTACGGCCCACGTGGCGCCGCGGTGGATGCGTACGCCGCAGCCGGCGCGGGTCGCCGTCCACTCGGTGCTGCGGCCGATCGCGCCGAGCTCCTCGCGCAGCTCTATGGTGGGCGCGCCGATGCGGCGGGCGGCGTCGGCCATCGCCTCGAAGCCGGGCAGCAGGGACTTGGCCGCCCAGCGCGCGTCGCCGGGATCCGGATCGGGGTCGCGGCCGGGTACACCCGGCAACTCGACTTCCTCGACGATCGCTTGTACGGCGGCGTTGGCGAGCGACATGGGCGGGAGCGTAGCGGCGGAAGCTGTGCCACCGCTGTGGAAACCGCCGGCTGCGGCCGCCTCGGCCAGGCTTCAGGTCAAGCCGTTCGGGTCACAGCCGTGGGAAGCGCGTCAGCAGCTCCCAGATCACCGGATTCGCGTCGAGCCCGTCGTGGGTGTCCGACAGATCCGCGACCAGGTCCTGCAGGAAGTCGCGCGCCTCGCGGCGCAGCTGCGTGTGGTTGAACGTGAGCGGCGGATCGTCCGGCGCCCAGTCCGCGGTGACGTCCACCCAGCCGAAGCGGCGCTCGAAGCGCAGCCGGTCGGCGGACTCGGTGAAGTCCAGCTCGGCGTACTGCGGCCGGGCGGCGCGGCTGCCCCTCGGGTCGCGGTCGATCAGCTCGACGATGTCGCACAGCGCCCAGGCGAAGTCCAGCACCGGGACCCATCCCCAGGCTGTGGACAGCTCGCGGTCGGCCTTCACGTCCGCCAGGTAGACGTCGCCGCAGAAGAGGTCGTGGCGCAGCGCGTGCGTGTTCGCGGTGCGGTAGTCCGTCTGGGGCGGGTCCGGGAAGCGGCGGGAGAGCGAGTAGCCGATATCGATCACGTCGTCGATGGTGTCATGGAAGGCGGCAGGCCCCGGTCCGTACCGCATGGACCGGGGCCTGCCTGGACGAGCGCTTACGTCAGAGGTTCACGCCGAAGTCGGTCGCGATGCCGACCAGGCCGGACGCGTAGCCCTGGCCGACCGCGCGGAACTTCCACTCCGCGCCGTTGCGGTAGAGCTCGCCGAAGACCATGGCGGTCTCGGTGGCGGCGTCCTCGCTGAGGTCGTAGCGGGCGATCTCGGCGCCGCCGGCCTGGTTGATGATGCGGATGTACGCGTTGCGCACCTGGCCGAAGTTCTGGCTGCGGGTCTCGCCGTCGTAGATGGAGACCGGGAAGACGATCTTGTCGATGTCGGCGGGGAGGCCGGCCAGGTTGACGTTGATCGCCTCGTCGTCGCCCGCGCCCTCACCGGTGCGGTTGTCGCCGGTGTGGACGATGGTCTGGTCCGGGGAGGTCTTGTTGTTGAAGAAGACGAAGTGGCCGTCCGAGTAGACCTTGCCGGTCTGGTTGAGCGCGATCGCACTCGCATCCAGGTCGAAGTCGGTGCCCGTGGTGGTGCGGACGTCCCAGCCGAGGCCGACCGTGACGGCCGTCAGGCCCGGTGCTTCCTTGGTGAGCGAGACGTTGCCGCCCTTGGACAGGCTTACAGCCATGGGAATGCCCCTCCGTGATGCCGGTTGTTGCGACCGACGCTACCTTTACCCGCCCTAACGCGGTCAGGGCACCGCATGGTTCCGTTACACAGACACACGGCCAAAAACCGTGTGACGCGTGGGGCCCCGAACCGGGATCATGGGACACATGTCCGGGCCCCTTCTCATCCGCGGTTCGGTCTCCGTCCCGGAGGCCGAGCTCCTGTGGCGTTTCTCGCGGTCCTCAGGGCCCGGCGGCCAGCACGTCAACACCACCGACAGCCAGGTCGAGCTCCGCTTCGACCTCGCGAACACCGATTGCCTCCCACCGGTGTGGAAGGAGCGCGCTCTCGCCGCGCTCGCCTCCCGCCTCGTCGGCGGCTTCGTCTCCGTACGCGCCTCCGAGCACCGCTCCCAGTGGCGCAACCGCGAGACCGCGTCCGCCCGCCTCGCGTCCCTGCTGGCGGAGGCCACCGCGCCGCCGCCGAAGGCGCGCCGCACGACCCGTATCCCCCGGGGCATCAACGAGCGCCGCCTGCAGCACAAGAAGCGCCGCGCCGACACCAAGCGCGGCCGATCCGGCAAGGACTGGGCATGAGGGGTTGAGCATGGACAACGAGGAAGAGTTCAAGGCGCGCTGGCTGGCCGCCCTGCGCGACTGCGACCGCGTGCTGTCCTACGGCAGGCCCAGGTCGATGCGCGAGCGGCTCGCCCCGCTCACCGCGTACGAAGGCCTGGACGGCCCCACGGACTTCTACGGGGACGGGGTCGTCACCGAGCTGGAACGGCGGGTCGCCGAGCTGCTCGGCACGCAGGACGCCGCCTTCTTCCCCACCGGCACCATGGCCCAGCAGGTCGCCCTGCGCTGCTGGGCCGGCCGCACCGGCAACCCCACGGTCGCGCTCCACCCCCTCGCCCACCCCGAAACGCACGAGCGCGCCGCGCTCTCCGCCCTCACCGGCCTGCGCACGGTTCACCCCACCACCAAGCGGCGGCTCCCCGACGCGGACGAGATCCGCGACCTCGACGAGCCCTTCGGCACCCTGATGCTCGAACTGCCCCTGCGCGAAGCGGGTTTCATCCTGCCCACCTGGGACGGCCTGACCGCCACCGTCGCCGCCGCCCGCGAGCGCGACGCCGTCGTCCACTTCGACGGCGCCCGGCTGTGGGAGTGCCCGCCGCACTTCGGCCACTCCCTGCCCGAGATCGCCGCCCTCGCCGACAGCGTCTACGTCTCCTTCTACAAATCCCTTGAAGGCATCTCCGGCGCGGCTCTCTGCGGCCCCGCCGACTTCATCGCCGAGGCGAAAGCCTGGCGGCACCGCTACGGGGGCCTGCTCTTCCAGCAGTGGCCCGCCGCGCTCTCCGCCCTCCACGGGCTCGACCACGAACTGCCCCGCCTCCCGCAGTACGTCGCCCACGCCAAGCTCGTCGCAGCCGCCCTGGGGGACGCGCTACGAGGGTCCGTGCCCTTCCACCGGGTGAACCCCGAGACCCCGTACACCCACCAGTTCCAGGTCTGGCTTGCCGGGTCGGCGGAGACGCTGAACGAGGCCGGTGTCCGGCAGGCCGAGGAGACGAAGACGGCCGTCTTCGGGAAGTGGTACGACTCGGACCTGCCGGGGCTCGCGCTCACGGAGATGACGGTCGCGGCATCCGCGCTGGAGTGGACAGCGGAGGATGTGGCGAGCGGGGTGGCCGACTTCCTGTCGTACGTGGGCTGAAGCAACGCCCTTCGGGCGTGTCCTCAATCGCCGGACGGGCTGAATTTTCAGCCCGTCCGGCGATTGAGGACCGGGGTCTGGGGCGGAGCCCCAGCGGGTCCGGGCGGAGCCCGGTTTCGGGAAGGGGCGGGGTGGGGGAAGGACCC is part of the Streptomyces sp. NBC_01262 genome and harbors:
- a CDS encoding L-aspartate oxidase, whose protein sequence is MNGTVPAIPSATSTGITLHAPAPGWTHEADVVVVGSGVAGLTVALRCAAAGERVTVVTKARLDDGSTRWAQGGIAAALGDGDTPAQHEDDTLVAGAGMCDHEAVRILVTEGPDAVRRLIATGAQFDTAPESGEILLTREGGHHRRRIAHAGGDATGAEISRALIEAVRAAGIEFIENALVLDLLTDAAGRTAGVTLHVMGEGQRDGVGAVRAKAVVLATGGMGQVFSATTNPAVSTGDGVALALRAGAEVSDLEFVQFHPTVLFLGRDAEGQQPLVSEAVRGEGAYLVDADGVRFMQGQHELAELAPRDIVAKGITRRMREQGTEHMYLDARHFGADMWEHRFPTILAACRANGIDPVTEPIPVAPAAHYASGGVRTDLRGRTTVPGLYACGEVACTGVHGANRLASNSLLEGLVFAERIAADITADPQSPGEPVIPDPSTFPLLSYETRFEIQRVMTRGAGVLRSADSLRQAATALEGLYDKAVDELERDGKTAEPCVETWEASNLLLVARVLVAAASRREETRGCHWREDRPDRDDEAWRRHLVVRLTPGRTLAVSTTDTADFPLTRPETEQHS
- the panC gene encoding pantoate--beta-alanine ligase: MTGLVRTAAELRKHADTRPGEAAVVMTMGALHEGHAALVRAARERVGSGCVVVTVFVNPLQFGPNEDLDRYPRTIEADMELAERAGADLVFAPSVDEVYPGGEPQVRVTAGPMGERYEGASRPGHFDGMLTVVAKLLHLTRPDVAFYGQKDAQQLALIRRMAADLNFPVEIVGVPTVREGDGVALSSRNRYLSDVERVSARELSRALFTAAQAVPRGPEAVLRAARAILGHAAQMEPPVALDYAALIDPRDFTDAAPDHTGPAVLAVAAKVGTTRLIDNIPLEFGGAA
- a CDS encoding Rossmann-like and DUF2520 domain-containing protein; its protein translation is MNASHTPSDAEARPARLTVGVVGTGRVGPALAAALALAGHHPVAASGVSDTSRRRAANLLPDVPLVEPAQVLAKAELVLLTVPDDALPGLVSGLAETGAVRPGQLLVHTSGRYGVGVLEPAMRAGALPLALHPAMTFTGTSVDVQRLAGCSFGVTAPYELRMAAEALVIEMGGEPEWIEESARPLYHAGLAIGSNHLVTLVAQSIELLRASGVSEPGRMLGPLLGAALDNALRSGDAALTGPVARGDAGTVAAHLVELRKHSPQAVASYLAMARATADRALANGMLKPELAVALLDVLRDEGER
- a CDS encoding flavin reductase family protein, giving the protein MARLAAGVVLVSAHDPEDGPRGEDVGMTATAFMSVSLEPPLVLVSLREGSRMDELLERQDRWAVSVLSESQRHIAGRFAMRGRISDRLLFEDVAYYRGELSGAPILGGALAVLECETEQRVPAGDHTLVIGRVLSARTPSAEGGPLAYFQGRYRFLA
- a CDS encoding sensor histidine kinase; the protein is MQRLYDFIRRHPTGVDSFWAVMLLGLSALWITSEELNSPGAPVGVAIAAAFALTLVVALRRRAPDRMLLLAIVTGLVQIAADVPINPGDFAMLVIVYTVAAQGSGWASRLALIVGLCASPIATLRWPSEGEGHWGNLVAMVFLTIPFALAWVIGDSLRTRRAYYAQLEERAARLQREREAQSKAAVAAERARIARELHDVVAHNVSVMVVQADGAAYVLDASPEQAKQALETISSTGRQALAEMRRLLGLLRSNDDAGGEYVPQPGVDQLADLIEQVRGAGLPVRFDVAGDARPLPSGVELTAYRIVQEALTNTRKHGGPEASATVRLSFGDSELGLLIEDDGRGAQHELFEDGGEDGLGQGLIGMRERVGMVSGTLDAGPRPGGGFRISAVLPVKTTR
- a CDS encoding response regulator transcription factor, which gives rise to MAIRIMLVDDQALLRTGFRMVLQAQPDMEVVAEAGDGAEAVEVLRATKVDVVLMDVRMPRMDGVEATRQICGEGKDRESGPRVLILTTFDLDEYAFSALKAGASGFMLKDVPPGELLAAIRSVHSGDAVVAPSTTRRLLDRFTPMLPSSSTTPGADGIDRLTEREREVLLLVAQGLSNGEIARKLVLSEATVKTHVGRILTKLDLRDRVQAVVLAYETGLVRAGSGS
- a CDS encoding triphosphoribosyl-dephospho-CoA synthase; this translates as MSLANAAVQAIVEEVELPGVPGRDPDPDPGDARWAAKSLLPGFEAMADAARRIGAPTIELREELGAIGRSTEWTATRAGCGVRIHRGATWAVGLLVAAAALELPQADAHTILASAKRLGGLRDRRAPLRPSRGSAASTTYGAAGARGEARAGFPHVKRALAALRTSRHAGSDEPVARLDALLAIMSSLQDTTLLHAAGPAVLRMLKQHAAEAVEAGGAATAEGRAILATLDGELRERGLTAAGSSSLLAATFFLDGLRVPVPR
- a CDS encoding TerD family protein yields the protein MAVSLSKGGNVSLTKEAPGLTAVTVGLGWDVRTTTGTDFDLDASAIALNQTGKVYSDGHFVFFNNKTSPDQTIVHTGDNRTGEGAGDDEAINVNLAGLPADIDKIVFPVSIYDGETRSQNFGQVRNAYIRIINQAGGAEIARYDLSEDAATETAMVFGELYRNGAEWKFRAVGQGYASGLVGIATDFGVNL
- the arfB gene encoding alternative ribosome rescue aminoacyl-tRNA hydrolase ArfB, producing MSGPLLIRGSVSVPEAELLWRFSRSSGPGGQHVNTTDSQVELRFDLANTDCLPPVWKERALAALASRLVGGFVSVRASEHRSQWRNRETASARLASLLAEATAPPPKARRTTRIPRGINERRLQHKKRRADTKRGRSGKDWA
- a CDS encoding threonine aldolase family protein; the encoded protein is MDNEEEFKARWLAALRDCDRVLSYGRPRSMRERLAPLTAYEGLDGPTDFYGDGVVTELERRVAELLGTQDAAFFPTGTMAQQVALRCWAGRTGNPTVALHPLAHPETHERAALSALTGLRTVHPTTKRRLPDADEIRDLDEPFGTLMLELPLREAGFILPTWDGLTATVAAARERDAVVHFDGARLWECPPHFGHSLPEIAALADSVYVSFYKSLEGISGAALCGPADFIAEAKAWRHRYGGLLFQQWPAALSALHGLDHELPRLPQYVAHAKLVAAALGDALRGSVPFHRVNPETPYTHQFQVWLAGSAETLNEAGVRQAEETKTAVFGKWYDSDLPGLALTEMTVAASALEWTAEDVASGVADFLSYVG